The DNA region TCCAGACGGACGTGATCGGCGTGGAGGAGGACCTGGACAAGTACGATGTCGTGATTGCGCCCGTTCTGTATATGGTGAAGCCGGGTGTCTCCGAGCGTGTGGAGCGCTTTGTGGCAAGCGGCGGAACCTTCATCACCACCTTCTTTAGCGGGATCGTCGATGAGCATGACCTCGTAACGCTGGGCGGCTATCCCGGCAAGCTCCGCCAAGTGACGGGCATATGGGCGGAGGAGACGGACGCGCTGCTCCCGGAACAGCAAAATCATATGGTAATGAAGCAGGATTGGGGCGGGCTGCGTGGAAGTTATTCCTGCGGCATTTTGTGCGATGTCATCCACGCGGAAACGGCTGAGGTTCTGGCTGAGTACGGAACCGATTTCTATCAAGGCACCCCGGTACTGACGAGAAACCGGTTCGGCAAGGGTCAGGCCTATTACGTTGCCAGCAGCCCGGATGCGGCGTTCCTCCGGGGCTTTATGAGCAACGTATGCGAAGAGCAGGGAATCAAGCCGCTGCTCGATACACCGGCAGGGGTCGAGGTTGTGGAGCGAGTGAAGGACGGGACTTCTTTGTTGTTCATCATGAACCACAACGCCGAAGCGATGGCATTTGATGCAGGATCCGCCAACCAAACGGATCTCCTCACCGGGCGGCCGGTTACGGGGCATGTTACGATCCCGGCAAGGGGCGTCATGATACTCGATCGGCCGGCAGCGGACGAATCCTAATTGTAGGATCAGGAGATTACAATCGGACGTTGGCAAGGAGGCAGAAGCAGTGAGCATCTTTTTTCATGAAGAGCAAGGTATATTTCATCTCCAAAGTGATCATTCGAGCTATGTCATTCAGCTCGTTCGCGGCTTATATCCCGCCCATGTATATTGGGGGCCGAAGCTTCGCGATTCGCAAGTGGAAGGGCTTCTTACGCGGAGGGAAAGAGCATCCTTCTCGCCGTCGCCGTTTCGGGACGACGCTTCCTTCTCGTTTGACAGCCTCCCGCAGGAATATCCGGGATACGGAAGCGGCGATTTCCGTCAGCCGGCCTATCAGGTGCAGCTGCCCAACGGAACGACGGTAGCCGAGGTCGAATACGAAAGCCATCGGATATACAGCGGCAAGCCGAAGCTTGAAGGTCTGCCGGCGGTTTACACCGAGCAGGACGATGAAGCCGATACGCTGGAGCTCCGGCTGGTCGACCGAGTGAGCGGCTTGTCCGTTACGGTGTCCTACTCCGTAATCAAAAGCTATGATGCGATTGCCCGCTCCGTATTATTCCGCAATGAAGGGGCCGTGCCGATAACGCTGCTGCGGGCGATGAGCACGAGCGTGGATTTCAGCCACAACCGATTCGACCTGCTCCACTTACACGGCGCATGGGCCCGAGAACGGCACGTAGAGCGGAGAAGGCTGTCGCCGGGAATGCAGGGAATCGAGAGCCGGCGGGGGGCGAGCAGCCATAACCATAATCCGTTCCTGGCGCTGCTCGCCGACGATGCCGGCGAGGAGCACGGAGAGGTCTATGGATTCAGCCTCGTGTACAGCGGCAGCTTTGCGGCGCAGGTTGAAGTGGATCAGTATGAGACGACCCGCGTCGTGATGGGCCTCAACCCCTTCGACTTCTCCTGGCTGCTGGAGCCGGGACAGGCCTTCCAGACGCCGGAGGCGGTCATGGTATTCTCGGCCGAGGGGCTTGGCGGGATGTCCAGGCGCTATCACAAGCTGTACCGGACCCGGCTGTGCCGCGGCGCCTTCCGGGACGCCGTCCGTCCGGTGCTGGTTAACAACTGGGAAGCGACGTACTTTAACTTTAATGCCGAGAAAATCGAACAAATCGCCAAGGAAGGGCGGAACCTCGGGATCGAGCTGTTTGTGCTTGATGACGGCTGGTTCGGCAAGCGTAACGACGACACCACCTCGCTCGGCGATTGGGTGGTGGACCGGAACAAGCTCCCGGACGGCTTAGAGGATCTCGTTCAGCGCGTCACGAACCTGAACATGCAGTTCGGCTTATGGTTTGAACCGGAAATGGTGTCGCCCGACAGCGACTTGTACCGCCTCCATCCGGATTGGTGCCTGCATGTGCCGGATCGCCGCAGAACGGAAGGAAGACGGCAGCTTATCCTCGATTTCTCTAGAGAAGACGTATGCGATGCGGTTGCGGGCATGGTGCGCGACATTTTGAAGAGCGCCCCGATAACGTACGTGAAATGGGACATGAACCGGAACATGACGGAGATCGGTTCTGCAGCGCTGCCGCCCGAACGGCAGCGGGAAACGGCCCACCGGTACATGCTGGGGCTGTACAGGGTGCTTGAGCAATTGACGACGGAGTTCCCGCACATCCTGTTCGAGAGCTGCTCGGGCGGCGGGGGAAGATTCGACCCGGGGATGCTGTACTATATGCCGCAGACGTGGACAAGCGATAACTCCGACGCGGTCAGCCGTTTGAAAATCCAGTACGGGACCAGCCTGGTTTATCCGCTGAGCTCGATGGGCGCGCATGTGTCCGCGGTTCCGAATCACCAGGTGCACCGCCATACTTCCCTGCGGACCCGGGGGCATGCCGCCATGTCTGGTAACTTCGGGTATGAGCTGGATTTGACGGCCTTTACGGAGGACGAGAAGAACGAGGTGCGGGAGCAGGTGAAGCTGTATAAGGAGATCCGCCACTTGGTTCAATTCGGCGATTTCTACCGGCTGCGGAATCCGTTCGAGGGGAACGAAGCGGCATGGACGGTGGTGTCGGAAGACCGCTCTGAAGCCGTGCTGTACTATTTCCGGATTTTGAGCGAAGCGAATGAGCCGATCCGCTATTTGCGGACGCGAGGTCTGGATCCGGATGCGGAGTACTGCTGTCTTGAGGATGGCGCCATCTACGGGGGCGACCGCCTCATGCATGCCGGATTGGCCATACCGCCGATGCATGGCGATTTTCAGAGCTTTTTGTGGAGATTTAAGCGGGTATAACCCTATTCTGACAGGGCATGTCGTTCGAGCCTTCACGATGAACATCGTGCGGGCAGCAGTAGGAATAGGCTTGAAGAAAACTCCATCGACTAAACATCAAAAGCAAAAAGCAGCCGAAGAACCGGCAGATCATGGGGATCTGCCGGTCCGGCTGTTTTTTTGTGGTCAGGTTGGCTGAAGCTGCCTACTGCGGGGAACCCGGGACATCCGGAAATGCCCCGGTCGTGATCGAGTATTTGCCCCGTTCCGTCAACAGCACGACCTGATCCTCCCTGACTTCCGTTCCGGTAAGGTCGTCAAGGCCGATGACAAAGCTATCGCCGGGAAGCGGCGCTTCGTGGCCGGCGGTGATGACAACGCCCGGTCCGTGCAGGAGCAGGCAGCGGCTGTCTCCGTATCCGTCGATCGACTGGTTATGATGTTCGCTGACGTCAAAATGCTCAAGACGCAGCTGCACCCGGTCGCGATCCCGCTCCTCTTCCTTTTCAATCATCAGGGTGTGATTGCTCTTGCCGTTAAACCAATTCGTTACGTCTTGCAGCGATGGATTCATGGATGCACCTTCCTTGGATGAGGTTTTCCATAGTTTGTCCATTTGGAGGTTCTCTTATTTGAGTGAGGGGAAGCGGGCGGCCGGGCCTTATGAAATTTTTATATGGATCAAACCTTCTTCTCCCATTTACATGATAATATAGGTAAGGATACATACCTGAACGTTAAGGAGATTTTAGAGCTATGCGGGGAAAGTGGTATTATTTCCTGGCGATGCTGTTGATTGCCGGAAGCTGGATCGGGAACATTTGGTATGACCAGGCGAACCGCTTGGAGCGAACCGTATTCTTGGAGCATTACATCGAGGTCATCCCCGAAGCAGGCGACTACTTCGACTTGTACTATTTGGAGGACAAGCGGCTGGAAAGGAAGCTGATCGACATTTATATTGAAGGCTATCCCGGGCTGCAGGTGAATCCTTATCCTAATTATGCAGAATATCGAAAACAGTCATTAGGGAAAATGATCGTGAGCTTCGACAGCGCAGATTCGGGGCAAGAGCCTCCGGAAATAAAAGAGCCAGCAGTCATTAGACAAGTAACCGCCTTATATAGTGACGGATCATCGGAAAAGGTGCACATCGGAGAAATCCATCTTGTGCCCAGGGGTAATGTAAATCGAGATCATGATCCGATACAATGGACTTCAGGTGCAGGATCCTCGGACTATTCCGGTTATGATCGGTTGGCAGTTCAGCGTCCGGTCCATCTGACCGGCCTATCCTCAGTTTATACGAGCATGGTTGAGGAAGGGGGTTTGCTGGTTCATGCGGACGTCGAAAAACGGATACCGGGCATCAGTCACCGTTCGGAAGCATCCTCGGAAGCCGAAATCAAGCTATCGGGTGTCCCGATTCTTGACCTTCCGCTGCCGGTCCGGTTGAATAAAGGAGATTCCGTCAAGGTCTCTTACAAGTTTAACCTGTCCTCGACTGCGAAGCGGATGCAGCTCTACCAGCTGCGTCTGCGGCTTGACTATGCCGAGAACGAGCAGGCACTCTGGCAAAGTGTCCACCACATTGCCTATCACCCTTCACCGACGGAGCGGGAAATGGCGGAATACGTCCGGGAGAGAAGGGAAGCGTTATGAGCAGCGCCTGTTACCGTATCGCCTGGGGAATCCTCCTTGTGTTGATCAATGTGAGGGTGGGGGGATTGGACCTCCTGCCGGATCCGCTCGGCTATCTGCTGGCCGCATCCGGCTTATGGACGCTTTCGGAGAGGAGCCGTTTCTTTCAGGCAGGAGGAGCAGCGGCCCTGCTGCTTCTGATCGGGTCCATTGCTCGAATGATGGTTGGGAAGCCGGAGACAGGATTCTTAAACGGCCTGCCGCCCACGATCTTAGAGCTATCCCTTCAATTATTGGATAAGCTCCTGCATACACTTCTAATTTACGGGATCTGCAAGGGGATCGAGTCGAGTTTCGCGGGTGAACCTTCCCCGAATATAGCCGGAAGAGCTCGGGTTTGTCTTGGGTGGTTTATGACCGTACAAGGGCTATGGCTTGCATCGTATCCGTTCACTTTGAACGTCGACCAGGATATCATGGCCGTTGGGCTGTACATTTTAACTATAGCCATCATGATCTCCCAAGTTGCGGTGCTGTTGATGCTGAGGGCGGCCGGAAAGTCATGGCGGGTGATGTAGGAAGGGAAATAACGCCCCGATCATTAGTCGCTCCGGTTCGATTTATCTTTGCTAGGGTGGTACACGATGGTAACGCCCAGTTGATTATATATTTCTTCGGTGTAATGGTGATCCGGGCAGTGCTTAATGAGCGCCATGTCGTCATAGCGCGAAACGAGTCTCTGTTCGCAATCCGGACAGCGGTCCTGAAAAAGATTTTTCAGTTTACTGAACACACCTGTACACCTCCATATTTCCGATACAAATACTTGGTTTTAATTATAGATCAGGATCCGGGCACTTTCAATAGCCACCTGCGCCCAGATTTGTTCATTTCATACCGCGCATAGACTCCCCGGGGGAGCGGGGCGTGGCGTCCACATGAAGGTGGGCGATCAATCATTATAGAACGGAGATCGATCATCATGATCATGCAGCTCGTCATTATGGTCTTAATCGGCCTTATCGGCTCCTTCTTCTCGGGACTTCTCGGGATCGGCGGGGCGATAATCAATTTCCCCCTTCTGTTGTACATGCCTGAATGGTTTGGCCTTGAAGTGTTTACCTCCAAAGAAGTGGCGGCAATCAGCATGCTGCAGGTTTTCTTTGCTTCCTTGTCAGGGTTGCTGGCCAACCGGATAAGCTCCCGTAAAGGAGAGGCATACATCCATCGGCCGTTGGTCTTGCAGATGGGCGTCAGTACACTGGTCGGTAGCTTGATCGGAAGCCTGGCCTCCATGGTCATGAGCAGCGCGGCCATCAATGTGATTTATGGCTTCCTGGCGGTTATCGCGGTTCTGCTGATGATCGTTCCTACGAGAGCGACGATGGAAAACCGATCGGTTGAGGAGGTTACCTTCAACTCTTGGATGGCATCGGGATCGGCATTTCTTGTCGGAGGAATTGCAGGGATCGTTGGGGCGGGCGGAGCATTCATTTTAATACCGATTATGCTGACCGTCCTGAAAATTCCGACAAGGATTACGATTGCCTCTTCGCTTGCCATCGTATTTTTGTCTGCCGTCGGCGGGGTAATCGGCAAATTGGCTTCGGGAGACATTCCCCTGTGGCCGTCCCTGTTCGCGGTCGCGGGAAGCCTGCTCGGGGCCCCGATCGGCGCGATGGTGAGCCGGAGACTGAATGTCCGACTGCTCCGGTATGCACTGGCCGGCTTGATTGCACTCACCGCCGTTAAAATCTGGAGCGATATTATCGGGTAAGTAATGGATGAGATTAGAGCATGATGGATATATGATGAGGAGGAATGGAGCATGTTATTCAATCGGTTAGGTTCATCGGAGCTGCTGGTAAGCGAAATCGGCCTTGGCTGCATGTCGCTGGGGACGGAGGAAGGAAAGGCTGTTAAGTTGATCCATGAGGCGCTGGACCGGGGCGTGAACTTCCTCGACACGGCCGATCTGTACGATGAAGGACGAAATGAGGAATTGGTCGGCAAGGCCGTGCGCGGACGGCGCAGCGACGTCATCATCGCGACCAAAGTCGGGAACCGGCGCGTGCCCGGCCAGGAAGGCTGGGTATGGGATCCCTCGAAGGCGTACATTAAGTCGGCCGTGAAGGACAGTCTGCGCAGGCTGGGAACCGATTATATCGACCTCTACCAGCTGCATGGAGGGACGATCGACGATCCGATCGATGAGACGATCGAGGCGTTCGAGGAACTGAAGCAGGAAGGACTTATCCGCTATTACGGGATTTCGTCGATTCGCCCCAATGTGATCCGGGAGTATGCGAAACGCTCGAATATCGTGAGCGTCATGAGCCAGTACAGCATTCTTGATCGGCGGCCCGAAGAAGAAGTGCTGGATCTGCTGAAGGAGCAAGGCATCTCCCTTATCGCCCGAGGGCCGGTCGCGCGGGGCATCTTGTCGGGAAGCGGCGAAGCCAAGGCGGAGAAGGGCTATCTGGATTACAGCAAGGACGAGCTATTGAGCCTGCTGAAGCAGGTGGAAGAGCATGCAGACGGCATGGATGTATCCCATCTCGCCATTCGATATGCGTTATCCCATGCTGCTGTGGCGTGTACGATCCCGGGGGCAAGCTCACTGGATCAGCTGCTTCATAATCTAGCCGCCGGCGAGACCGAACCGCTGTCTCCGCAGGTTGTTCAGCGGGTTCAGGCAATCAGCCGGGCCAACCGGTATGAGCAGCATCGCTGAAATATTCAGGCGGTCAATGATTCAAGCCGTTAAAGATTGAGCGGATGAATTACCAGCAGGTACTGCCCGCTATCCGCAAGGGATAACGGGCTTTTTGTAGTGGCAGGATGATCTCGGTGCCGTCCGAAAGGCAAGGTTACTCCAAAAGGCAAGGTTACTCCAAAGGGTAAGGCTGTTCCGAAAGGTATGGCTATATGATTTAGCACTCCAAGCTTATTTGACCTGACCTGGAGATGGCTTTCGTACTGCCTGCACTGACTTGGCCGCGTTGCAAGCTGCGCTATGGTGTGCGCATTTTTTTGTTCGTTTGATGCATTGGTTAAACTTTTTTTCCGCCCTGTTCGTTTTCAATACAGAAGCCGCGCGGCTTAACGAATCAGGTCCATAAGAAATCGCTGAAAGGGTTATTGCATGATTACCATCGAGCATTTATCAAAAACGTACCGGAAAGGGGCGTGGGCGCTCCTCGACGTGTCGCTCCAATTGGATAAAGGCATGACCGGTTTGCTCGGGCCGAACGGGGCGGGCAAAACGACGCTGATGCGCATATTGGCGACATTGCTGGCCCCGACCTCCGGACAGGTTAGGGTAAATGGCATTTCGATCACAAGGCCGGAGGAGATCCGTCCGATGATCGGTTACCTGCCCCAGCATTTTCATATTTATCCGCAGCTGACGGGCAGAGATTATCTCGACTACGCAGCCGCAATGAAGGGAATCAAGGACCGGGAGGCGAGGAGGAAGGAGGTTGCCAGGCTCTTGGAGACGGTGAATCTCCAGGATAAGGCCGACAAGAAGGTACGTACTTATTCGGGCGGGATGAAGCAGCGCCTGGGCATTGCTCAAGCTCTTCTCGGTTCTCCCGGCATCCTCATCGTGGATGAGCCGACCTCCGGCTTGGATCCGCAGGAACGGGTCCGGTTCCGCAACGTCCTTACCCGCTTTAGCATTGACCGGACCGTGCTGCTGTCCACGCATATCGTCGCTGATATTGAGAGCAACTGCCGCCGGATTGCCGTCATGAACATGGGGCGGCTCGTCATGTCAGGCACCCTTGGCGAGCTGCAGGCCTGCGGCAACGGGCAAGTGTGGGAGGCGGTGCTGTCCGCCGATGAGTTTTCCCGCGTGGATCCGATGCAGGTTGTATCGACCAAAGCTTTACCGGAAGGCATTCTGTGCCGTTTTGTCGGGAAGAAGCCGTTTATGGGTGCATATCCGGCTGAACCTTCCCTGGAGGACGGCTACCTGGCTCTGCTGCGGAGGGATCGGGATGTATAGATGGTGGAGACACGCCGTACTGGAATGCCGGCTTCTGTTCGGCAATCCGGTGTTTGCATCCTTGCCGGTCATCTATGCGATTTTGTTCGCCATGAACATGCTGAATAGCGGAGGCGGCACCGAGCAGAACCTGTATACGATGGCTTACAAGTTTCATATGCTCGGACATACGATGACGCTCGGTCCCGCGATGCTGATCGGCATTTTAACCATGCGAAGGGATGTTTTACGGCGCTCCTTCGAGTGGAATCACAGCTTGCCGGTATCGTTCCTGACGCTGCTATCGTCCAAATATGCCGTAAGCTTGCTGTATTTGACCTTGTTCACGCTTCCGACAGCGTTCATCTTCTACACGATCTCAATAAGCCAGGGGATCGACGGCGGAATCGCCATGCATTATACGATGCAATTCGCCGTGCAGTACGAAATTTCGTATATGGTTACCCTTGCGCTGGCCATGGTGCTGGGGGCCAGCATTCCGAACCGGATTGTCTACCTGATCGGATTTTGTGCATGGATGTTCGGCACCTTTTTTATGGATATCTTTGTCATTACACAGCTCGGATGGTATCCGGCCGAAGTCTTCCATTTGAATCAGTTCTTCATTCAGTCCGATACATTACAATATGAAAACTGGAGCTATGCCCTCAAATCTGCGGATATTTCGCGCTCGCGCTGGTTCGTACTGGCCTTTACATGGCTGCTGCTCTCGGTAAGTCTGCTGCTATTGAACCGGAAGCGCCCGACGATGCATGTAAGAAAGATTTGGGCGGCGGCGGTGGCATCCTTCCTTCTGGCCAGTGCCGTGTTCATTCCATACGGCAGCTTGTGGGCAGAGCGGTATGATCAGCTGGACCGCAAGCTGTCGGACCCATCCATCGCGCTGACCGATGATCCGGGCCCGGCAAAGATTTTTACGGTGTCCTCCTACGATCTCGAGCTGAAACGGCTCCCTAACGATATTCTGCGTGTCACTGCCCGCCTTCGAATACCCGCCGGAGAATTGGCCGGGAAGTCCGAGCTTCCGCTGACGTTGAACCGTTTCTTCACGATGGAGCGCGTTCGGATCCAGGGCAGCGACGCTTCCTACCGGAGGCGGGGGGAAATGCTAACGATCAGTCTTCCGGCGGATCGGCGGCAGGATATCGAGGCCGAGCTGGTGTATTTCGGAAGCGTAATGGATTACCGCACCGATTATACGCAGAATGATTTTGGGGCCTTCAGCTTCGGAGACGAGGTGAAGCTCGAAGGCCATATGGCCTGGTATCCGCTTCCCGGCCATCAGCATGTTTACCTCAAGCAAGACATATCGTCGACGCCTTACATTACTTTGGCCCGCCGTTACGGGATTCAGCGGTATTCCGTGGGCGATATGAAACTGAAGGTGGAAGGGTACTCGAAGCCGCTCTACAGCAGTTTGGAGGAAGTGGAACGGGGGCCGGGATATCAGATCTTTGAGTCGAAGGGTATCGGGCAGAATGCTTCCCTGTATGGCGGAAGCTTCTGGACCGAAGTGCATCGTCCGGATTTCAAGGTGCGGATTGTGACAACCCCTTACCTGGAAAAATGGGCAGAGGGGCTATTGCGTGAGCTGAAAGAAAAGTATGATTATTTTGCAGCATGGATTCCGGAAATGTCCACGGACATCGACACCATCCTGTATTTGGGACACGGGATTGATTGGCCCAACGCGGAGCATTCCCTCATATTGTCATCACGGGCATATACCTACTACAGCAGCAATCTTCCGGGTGAATGGATGAACTATATGCTGTTTGGTGATCAGCCATCTTATTATGGCAATTATGAGCATCCGGAGCAGGATGTCCGGAACAAAATCGGCAGCTTGTTCTGGTATGTGTATTATATAGACGAAAAAGGGCTGAGCGATAAACAGCTGCGCAGTGCGTACGGACACTTGAGATCGGTCCAGGAGCTCCTGTTCAAGAACGGGGACGGGACCGATCCGCAGAATAAAATCGGGATCGGAATGGCCAGACAAGTCCGGCGGGCGATGAAGGAAGGAAAGGCAGAACAGGTCAAGAAAGTGCTCGCCCATTATTACGTGCATGGCCTTCAGTTTCCGGATACGTATCGGTATCCTGCAATCAAGCCGGAGGCTCCGGTCACCTATGATGAATGGGAGAAGCGATGGAAGCAGACGGTTGGGGAATAACGGCTTCCGCATGCATGGACAGTGCCGGGGATTCACTCCGAGGATTGATTCGGACAGCACGATTGATGGATAAGGTACGGAATGGGTAAATTACGGTTATATCGAACCAGAAAGGGGGGAGGGGCATGATTTCCGATCAGCAGCTGTCCGAGCGGATGGCGGCGGGTGACCAGGAAGCGTTTGAGCTGCTGGTCACCCGGTACCATGGCCCGCTGTTAAGCTATACGACAAGGCAGCTGACCGACAGGCAAAAGGCCCAGGATATCGTCCAGGAAACGTTTATCCGGCTGATCCGGCATCTGAGGACCCACGGGTCGCTGGAACATGTCAGGTCGTGGCTGTACCGCGTAGCCCTGAACATGTGTAAGGATTACTGGAAAAGCGCAGCCTACAGGTCCGAGGGGCTTGCCGGCGAAGATCTGCCGGATGCCCATGATCCCGCGCCCGGAGCGGAGGAATTGATAGAGAGGCAGGAGACATCTCATGAAATTGCGGTGTCGCTCAGTACTTTGCCGGACATTCAGCAGGAGATCATTACGCTGAGATTTTTCCATGACCTTAAGCTTCAGGAAATCGCGGATCTGGTGGACCTCCCCCTTAGCACGGTAAAGACGCATTTATATAATGGATTAAGAAAGCTAAAGAAAACGCTGGCCCAAGAGCAAGGAGAATTGGTTCCGATGCCCCCGGCCGGAAGATCGGAGCGGGGAAGCCGCTCCAAGAGAAAGGTCCTGAGCCGCTCAAGCCCGGAAGAAGAGCCGGATGACCGGCGCAAGGCTACAGAAAGTGAGGTGTGTATCCATGGATCATCCATTCGATCGTGAATTGGGAAAACTAGAGGACGAGCTGCGGGGGCCGCTTCGGCGCGCGATTCTCCCTCCGCCGACACCCGAGGAAACCTCCCGGCTCATTGCTTCGCTCCAAGGGGAGTTCGATCTGCTGAAGGTCGAGCCGCAATCACCGAAGCTTGATTTCAACCCGCAGGTGGATCCGCCGTCGTTGAAGCAGATCCTCCGCAGTCAGCTCAGGCTGAACCAGCGATCCATTCTGCTCGCCAGCAGCGCGGTATTTCTGATGCTGGTGCTGCTGATCGATCCAGCCTATCCCCTGGATCACTTCGGGGGGCTTCCCGGCGGCATATTTCCGCTGATTACCCCGCTTCT from Paenibacillus ihbetae includes:
- a CDS encoding alpha-galactosidase, producing MSIFFHEEQGIFHLQSDHSSYVIQLVRGLYPAHVYWGPKLRDSQVEGLLTRRERASFSPSPFRDDASFSFDSLPQEYPGYGSGDFRQPAYQVQLPNGTTVAEVEYESHRIYSGKPKLEGLPAVYTEQDDEADTLELRLVDRVSGLSVTVSYSVIKSYDAIARSVLFRNEGAVPITLLRAMSTSVDFSHNRFDLLHLHGAWARERHVERRRLSPGMQGIESRRGASSHNHNPFLALLADDAGEEHGEVYGFSLVYSGSFAAQVEVDQYETTRVVMGLNPFDFSWLLEPGQAFQTPEAVMVFSAEGLGGMSRRYHKLYRTRLCRGAFRDAVRPVLVNNWEATYFNFNAEKIEQIAKEGRNLGIELFVLDDGWFGKRNDDTTSLGDWVVDRNKLPDGLEDLVQRVTNLNMQFGLWFEPEMVSPDSDLYRLHPDWCLHVPDRRRTEGRRQLILDFSREDVCDAVAGMVRDILKSAPITYVKWDMNRNMTEIGSAALPPERQRETAHRYMLGLYRVLEQLTTEFPHILFESCSGGGGRFDPGMLYYMPQTWTSDNSDAVSRLKIQYGTSLVYPLSSMGAHVSAVPNHQVHRHTSLRTRGHAAMSGNFGYELDLTAFTEDEKNEVREQVKLYKEIRHLVQFGDFYRLRNPFEGNEAAWTVVSEDRSEAVLYYFRILSEANEPIRYLRTRGLDPDAEYCCLEDGAIYGGDRLMHAGLAIPPMHGDFQSFLWRFKRV
- a CDS encoding sulfite exporter TauE/SafE family protein, translated to MIMQLVIMVLIGLIGSFFSGLLGIGGAIINFPLLLYMPEWFGLEVFTSKEVAAISMLQVFFASLSGLLANRISSRKGEAYIHRPLVLQMGVSTLVGSLIGSLASMVMSSAAINVIYGFLAVIAVLLMIVPTRATMENRSVEEVTFNSWMASGSAFLVGGIAGIVGAGGAFILIPIMLTVLKIPTRITIASSLAIVFLSAVGGVIGKLASGDIPLWPSLFAVAGSLLGAPIGAMVSRRLNVRLLRYALAGLIALTAVKIWSDIIG
- a CDS encoding aldo/keto reductase, yielding MLFNRLGSSELLVSEIGLGCMSLGTEEGKAVKLIHEALDRGVNFLDTADLYDEGRNEELVGKAVRGRRSDVIIATKVGNRRVPGQEGWVWDPSKAYIKSAVKDSLRRLGTDYIDLYQLHGGTIDDPIDETIEAFEELKQEGLIRYYGISSIRPNVIREYAKRSNIVSVMSQYSILDRRPEEEVLDLLKEQGISLIARGPVARGILSGSGEAKAEKGYLDYSKDELLSLLKQVEEHADGMDVSHLAIRYALSHAAVACTIPGASSLDQLLHNLAAGETEPLSPQVVQRVQAISRANRYEQHR
- a CDS encoding ABC transporter ATP-binding protein, whose product is MITIEHLSKTYRKGAWALLDVSLQLDKGMTGLLGPNGAGKTTLMRILATLLAPTSGQVRVNGISITRPEEIRPMIGYLPQHFHIYPQLTGRDYLDYAAAMKGIKDREARRKEVARLLETVNLQDKADKKVRTYSGGMKQRLGIAQALLGSPGILIVDEPTSGLDPQERVRFRNVLTRFSIDRTVLLSTHIVADIESNCRRIAVMNMGRLVMSGTLGELQACGNGQVWEAVLSADEFSRVDPMQVVSTKALPEGILCRFVGKKPFMGAYPAEPSLEDGYLALLRRDRDV
- a CDS encoding ABC transporter permease; translated protein: MYRWWRHAVLECRLLFGNPVFASLPVIYAILFAMNMLNSGGGTEQNLYTMAYKFHMLGHTMTLGPAMLIGILTMRRDVLRRSFEWNHSLPVSFLTLLSSKYAVSLLYLTLFTLPTAFIFYTISISQGIDGGIAMHYTMQFAVQYEISYMVTLALAMVLGASIPNRIVYLIGFCAWMFGTFFMDIFVITQLGWYPAEVFHLNQFFIQSDTLQYENWSYALKSADISRSRWFVLAFTWLLLSVSLLLLNRKRPTMHVRKIWAAAVASFLLASAVFIPYGSLWAERYDQLDRKLSDPSIALTDDPGPAKIFTVSSYDLELKRLPNDILRVTARLRIPAGELAGKSELPLTLNRFFTMERVRIQGSDASYRRRGEMLTISLPADRRQDIEAELVYFGSVMDYRTDYTQNDFGAFSFGDEVKLEGHMAWYPLPGHQHVYLKQDISSTPYITLARRYGIQRYSVGDMKLKVEGYSKPLYSSLEEVERGPGYQIFESKGIGQNASLYGGSFWTEVHRPDFKVRIVTTPYLEKWAEGLLRELKEKYDYFAAWIPEMSTDIDTILYLGHGIDWPNAEHSLILSSRAYTYYSSNLPGEWMNYMLFGDQPSYYGNYEHPEQDVRNKIGSLFWYVYYIDEKGLSDKQLRSAYGHLRSVQELLFKNGDGTDPQNKIGIGMARQVRRAMKEGKAEQVKKVLAHYYVHGLQFPDTYRYPAIKPEAPVTYDEWEKRWKQTVGE
- a CDS encoding RNA polymerase sigma factor, which gives rise to MISDQQLSERMAAGDQEAFELLVTRYHGPLLSYTTRQLTDRQKAQDIVQETFIRLIRHLRTHGSLEHVRSWLYRVALNMCKDYWKSAAYRSEGLAGEDLPDAHDPAPGAEELIERQETSHEIAVSLSTLPDIQQEIITLRFFHDLKLQEIADLVDLPLSTVKTHLYNGLRKLKKTLAQEQGELVPMPPAGRSERGSRSKRKVLSRSSPEEEPDDRRKATESEVCIHGSSIRS